A genomic stretch from Acidobacteriota bacterium includes:
- a CDS encoding FIST C-terminal domain-containing protein: MELEQFAWTESDGWAPEPPGRLSDADMVLAFGSSAIMERGAQFETLRAAYPGAQVVGCSTAGEIQGVNVSDDSLVITAARFSSSHVESKHIALADTSSSRHAGELLAKQLDTKGLVHVFVISDGTSVNGSELVDGLTENLPSHVNVTGGLSGDGDRFERTFVIPNREPARDTVSALAFYGDRLRVGYGSLGGWDPFGPERLVTRSQGNVLYELDGRSALELYKRYLGEHAAGLPATGLLFPLSMRSEEGTDGLVRTILAVDEQENSVTFAGDVPEGWYARLMKANFDRLVDGASGAAAASSAPLGQGKPELAILISCVGRKMVLKQRTEEEVEAVRDVLGASTVLSGFYSYGEISPFSPHGRCELHNQTMTITTFSEF, encoded by the coding sequence ATGGAACTTGAGCAGTTCGCATGGACGGAGAGTGATGGATGGGCTCCCGAACCACCGGGAAGACTGTCCGACGCCGACATGGTGCTGGCCTTCGGCAGCTCGGCGATCATGGAGCGCGGTGCCCAGTTCGAGACGCTGCGGGCGGCCTACCCCGGAGCGCAGGTGGTCGGATGTTCCACGGCCGGTGAGATCCAAGGCGTCAACGTTTCCGACGACTCGCTGGTGATCACGGCTGCGCGATTCTCGTCCAGCCATGTCGAGAGCAAACATATCGCCCTGGCCGATACGTCCTCAAGTCGTCACGCCGGTGAGTTGCTGGCGAAGCAGCTCGATACCAAGGGGTTGGTCCACGTCTTCGTCATCTCGGACGGGACCAGCGTCAACGGCAGCGAACTCGTCGATGGCCTTACGGAGAATCTCCCATCCCATGTCAATGTCACGGGGGGCCTCTCGGGAGATGGGGATCGTTTCGAGCGGACCTTCGTGATCCCCAACAGAGAACCCGCCCGGGACACCGTCTCTGCACTGGCGTTCTACGGGGATCGCTTGCGGGTCGGCTACGGGTCTCTTGGTGGCTGGGATCCGTTCGGCCCTGAACGGTTGGTGACCCGCTCGCAGGGGAACGTTCTGTACGAACTTGACGGACGTTCGGCGTTGGAGTTGTACAAACGCTATCTCGGCGAACATGCCGCCGGCCTGCCGGCGACCGGTCTGCTGTTCCCGCTATCGATGCGAAGCGAGGAGGGGACCGACGGTCTGGTACGGACAATTCTCGCCGTCGATGAACAAGAGAACAGCGTAACCTTCGCGGGCGATGTCCCCGAAGGCTGGTATGCCCGCCTGATGAAGGCCAACTTCGATCGCCTCGTGGACGGGGCCTCCGGTGCGGCGGCCGCAAGCTCGGCACCGCTGGGTCAAGGAAAGCCGGAGTTGGCGATCCTGATCAGTTGCGTCGGCCGCAAGATGGTCCTCAAGCAACGCACCGAGGAGGAGGTCGAGGCCGTGCGAGATGTGCTCGGGGCATCGACGGTTCTGTCCGGTTTCTACTCCTACGGTGAGATCTCGCCGTTCTCGCCGCATGGACGATGTGAGCTACACAACCAGACGATGACCATCACGACCTTCTCGGAATTCTAG